The DNA window CCCACCGTGTCTCTGGAGGAGCTGAAACCGTCGTCCAAAGACGTCTTACTGCGCTCTCGCCAGCCCAGTCCACAGGCCGCGGCGATCGCCCGGGACCTCCTGCGCAAGATCCGGCAGGCCTTCGCCGGCGATCCGGCGGCGAGCGCCGTCCTCGCCGGTTGGGCGTTAGGATGTAAGGGTCCCGAGATCCGGCGGCGGTACGGCATATCGGAGAAGGACCTCCGCGCCGCCGTCCGCAGGGTACGGCGTTTCGCCGTCCGCCTGCGGGACCCAGAGCCGGGAGACAGCCATGGCCACTGAGAAGCGTAACCACCGTCTGGAGCTCGATCGCGTTCTCGGCGGCATCGTCGACTCGATCATGGAAGCCCCCGAGGCAGAGATCGAAGAAGACCTCCGCGCCGCCGGCGACGATCCCGAAGCCACCGCCGACCGCCTGCGCGCCAAGCTCGCCAACACCGTCGAGCGCCACCGCTCCCACCGCCGGACCCGGGCCACCGCCCGCATGCAACAGCACGTCTTCCTGATGAACGTCCAGCCCTGGGAATTCCCGGAGACCGAAAAGCAACGCATGCAGCTCCTCGGCGCCGCCATCCGCAGGCGTCCCGAGCTGGAAGAAATGCTGCAGGCGAAGCTGCGGGACCTGCGGACCCTGTCGGACGAGGAGGTGAAAGACTGTCTGCGCCAGCTCGCCGAGATGGGGGAGCTGGAGGAGGTGCCGGAGGACGGGGAGTAGACGGCTGATCGGGTCAGCGGGGATACGGCTGCTCGGTCTTCAAAGACTTGATGACTCGGTAGTGCTTCACGTTGTACGTACACAGGGTCGCAGACCGGCCGACCGCACAAGCGCCGATCAGGGAATCGAGCAGGCCGAGGCTGTGGGACAGGTGAAATGCCTGAAAATCGGAGAGGGCTCGGTCGCAGTCGGCTGCGGAAGGCCACGCGACTGGCAAAGGGCGGGTCAGTTTCAGGGCTCTCAGCACCTGGAGCTTGTTCTCTGCGTCCTGGATCATCTCCATGACGACATAGCCAGGTACCGACGGCAGCTCGTGCAGTTGGGTGAACCAGTCCACAGCGGGCTGATACCCGCGCTGAATATCGACCAGGATGTCAGTATCGAGCAGAAGCACGCCGGTGCCTAGCTGCGCGCGCGCCGTTCGGCCCGCCGGCGAATCTCTCGGGCGTGAGCCTGGCTGTCCTCGATGTCGGGGCGTGAGCCGATGACGCCTTCGCGGCGCCAATAGGCGACGAGCTCCGCGCCGTCTCTGGGGCTGGCTTCGGTCGAAGCGGACGCCGCATCCAGGCGGCGCAAGGCGACCTGCTCGAGCGGTAGACCTAGGCGCCTGGCCTCGGCGCTCAGCTTCCGCTCCAGCTCTCGGGGCAACTCGAGGGTCAGTGTCATCTTGAAAGCTCCTTCGATCAGCTTTTCGGCATCCTGAGCCGGTGACCGAGCCAGCTGGTGCCGTAGTCTATCATCAGGGCGATCGACGCATCCGACGGCATTCACCTGCTCTCCGGCGCCAC is part of the bacterium genome and encodes:
- a CDS encoding type II toxin-antitoxin system VapC family toxin is translated as MLLLDTDILVDIQRGYQPAVDWFTQLHELPSVPGYVVMEMIQDAENKLQVLRALKLTRPLPVAWPSAADCDRALSDFQAFHLSHSLGLLDSLIGACAVGRSATLCTYNVKHYRVIKSLKTEQPYPR